From Prionailurus viverrinus isolate Anna chromosome B2, UM_Priviv_1.0, whole genome shotgun sequence, the proteins below share one genomic window:
- the STX11 gene encoding syntaxin-11 isoform X1: MDEEKEKKTMSQPQSKMKDRLAELLEVTKNYDQQFPDGDDEFDPPREDIVFETDHILQSLYGNIQDLQDENQQLMTDVKRLGKQNARFLTSVRRLSSIKRDTNTIAKDIKARGENIHRKLCAMKALSEEAEAQHGAHSAVARIARAQYSALMRTFQRAMYEYNQAEMKQRDNCKIRIQRQLEIMGKDVSGDQIEDMFEQGKWDVFSENLLADVKGARAALNEIESRHRELLRLENRIRDVHELFLRMAVLVEEQADTLNVIELNVQKTVDYTGQAKVQVRKAVQHTKKKPCRTVCCFCCPCLN, from the coding sequence GCAAAATGAAGGACCGGCTGGCCGAACTTCTGGAGGTAACCAAGAACTATGACCAGCAGTTCCCAGACGGGGACGACGAATTTGACCCGCCCCGTGAGGACATCGTGTTCGAGACGGACCACATCCTGCAGTCCTTGTACGGAAACATCCAGGACCTTCAGGATGAAAACCAGCAGCTGATGACCGACGTGAAGCGGCTGGGGAAGCAGAACGCCCGCTTCCTCACGTCCGTGCGGCGCCTCAGCAGCATCAAGCGGGACACCAACACGATCGCCAAGGACATCAAGGCGCGGGGCGAGAACATCCACCGCAAGCTGTGCGCGATGAAGGCACTGAGCGAGGAGGCCGAGGCCCAGCACGGCGCGCACTCGGCGGTGGCGCGCATCGCGCGCGCGCAGTACAGCGCCCTCATGCGCACCTTCCAGCGCGCCATGTACGAGTACAACCAGGCCGAGATGAAGCAGCGCGACAACTGCAAGATCCGCATCCAGCGCCAGCTGGAGATCATGGGCAAGGACGTCTCCGGCGACCAGATCGAGGACATGTTCGAGCAGGGCAAGTGGGACGTGTTCTCCGAGAACTTGCTGGCCGACGTGAAGGGCGCGCGGGCGGCCCTCAACGAGATCGAGAGCCGCCACCGCGAGCTGCTGCGGCTGGAGAACCGCATCCGCGACGTGCACGAGCTCTTCTTGCGGATGGCGGTGCTGGTGGAAGAGCAGGCCGACACGCTGAACGTCATCGAGCTCAACGTGCAGAAGACCGTCGACTACACCGGCCAGGCCAAGGTGCAGGTGCGCAAAGCCGTGCAGCACACCAAGAAAAAGCCCTGCCGGACCGTCTGCTGCTTCTGCTGCCCCTGCCTCAACTAG
- the STX11 gene encoding syntaxin-11 isoform X2, protein MKDRLAELLEVTKNYDQQFPDGDDEFDPPREDIVFETDHILQSLYGNIQDLQDENQQLMTDVKRLGKQNARFLTSVRRLSSIKRDTNTIAKDIKARGENIHRKLCAMKALSEEAEAQHGAHSAVARIARAQYSALMRTFQRAMYEYNQAEMKQRDNCKIRIQRQLEIMGKDVSGDQIEDMFEQGKWDVFSENLLADVKGARAALNEIESRHRELLRLENRIRDVHELFLRMAVLVEEQADTLNVIELNVQKTVDYTGQAKVQVRKAVQHTKKKPCRTVCCFCCPCLN, encoded by the coding sequence ATGAAGGACCGGCTGGCCGAACTTCTGGAGGTAACCAAGAACTATGACCAGCAGTTCCCAGACGGGGACGACGAATTTGACCCGCCCCGTGAGGACATCGTGTTCGAGACGGACCACATCCTGCAGTCCTTGTACGGAAACATCCAGGACCTTCAGGATGAAAACCAGCAGCTGATGACCGACGTGAAGCGGCTGGGGAAGCAGAACGCCCGCTTCCTCACGTCCGTGCGGCGCCTCAGCAGCATCAAGCGGGACACCAACACGATCGCCAAGGACATCAAGGCGCGGGGCGAGAACATCCACCGCAAGCTGTGCGCGATGAAGGCACTGAGCGAGGAGGCCGAGGCCCAGCACGGCGCGCACTCGGCGGTGGCGCGCATCGCGCGCGCGCAGTACAGCGCCCTCATGCGCACCTTCCAGCGCGCCATGTACGAGTACAACCAGGCCGAGATGAAGCAGCGCGACAACTGCAAGATCCGCATCCAGCGCCAGCTGGAGATCATGGGCAAGGACGTCTCCGGCGACCAGATCGAGGACATGTTCGAGCAGGGCAAGTGGGACGTGTTCTCCGAGAACTTGCTGGCCGACGTGAAGGGCGCGCGGGCGGCCCTCAACGAGATCGAGAGCCGCCACCGCGAGCTGCTGCGGCTGGAGAACCGCATCCGCGACGTGCACGAGCTCTTCTTGCGGATGGCGGTGCTGGTGGAAGAGCAGGCCGACACGCTGAACGTCATCGAGCTCAACGTGCAGAAGACCGTCGACTACACCGGCCAGGCCAAGGTGCAGGTGCGCAAAGCCGTGCAGCACACCAAGAAAAAGCCCTGCCGGACCGTCTGCTGCTTCTGCTGCCCCTGCCTCAACTAG